CAGGATCCTCCGCAAGAGGATGGGGACCGACGCGACCTCTCCATGGCCCTCGACGATGAGCCCTACCTTCATCAGGCCTCCAGCTCGAAGAGGTGGAGCTGGTTGGGCTCGGGAACGGCTTCGAGCTCGGGCGTCAGCTGGTTCGTCTTCAACAGCTCGCCGGCCGTGTAGAGCCGATCCTTGAGAGAGGAGCGCGTGGCCTCGTCGAGCCGGGCAATGAAGGTCTTCCCCTTCTCGGCGACGACCGAGACGATCTCCTCGGCGGAGACATCGGAAGCATCGAGGAGCTCAGGGCTATGGCTCGTCACGATCACCTGCGCATGCCGTGAGCCATCGCGAAGGGCATCTCGCAGGATTCCCGCCGCAGCGGGATGCAGCGCGACCTCGGGCTCCTCGATACCCACGAGGCGCACACGATCCTCGACCCTGGCCTGGAGGAGGGCAACGAGGATACCCAGCGCCCGCAGGGTCCCGTCGGACATGTTGATCGCCGGGAAGCGCCAGGGATCCTTGGAGCCCTCGACGTGCTGACGGAACTCCAGGGTCTCCATGTGCCCGACGCGCTTGGGATCCACACCCTCCAACCCCGGCACGATACGGCTGAGGTACTCCTCGATGCGCCGCTTCGTACTCCCTCCGTCCAGCTTCTCCAGGCGCTCGAGCACGCTCGACAGGTTGAGACCATCGCGTGCGAGCAGCTCGCCCTTGTCGGGAGCTTGAAGAGCTCGAATCTTGTCCGGATTCAGGTTGTAGAACCCCATGTTCGAGAGCACGTCGAACACGGGACGGAACTCCGGCAGACCCGCGGCGTTGACGAGGTACAGGCGATCATCCGAGCCCGGTGGCGCGATGGGGGTGGGCTTGATGACGACCTCGCCCTCACGCACGAGGTACCGTGCATTCCCTACCTTGCACTCCTCTCTCTGGACCGCATAGTCACCATGGGAGCGCGCGCCCACCTCGAATGAGAAGTGCCCCCACTCCCCGTCGGGGAGCTGGAACTCGATCCGGATACCGAAGTGGGTGGGATGGCCGCTGGACCTCCGACGCACCTCGTGCACACCACCGCGATCTCGCAGGGCGTGATCGAGTGAAGTCCGCAGAGCGTCGGTGATGAGCCGCAGCGCATCCAGGAAATTGCTCTTTCCGGAACCGTTCGGACCCACGAGGAACGTCAGGGGCCCGAGCTCCACGTCACATGCGGCGATGCTGCGGTAGTTGCGCAGCCGTACGCGTGTCAGAAACGGTACGCGCTTCCTCGGCACGTTGAACAAGGAGGTCTGCCCAGGAGTCTCAGGCGCTGGCATCAGAACTCTCCAATGACGCCTCCAGGGCTGACGACAGCTCGGTATCCACGGGCGGCAGCGTAGACGAATGTGCGCGGCCCGCAAGCCCGCGGATTCCTCCGCCCCGCCCTACTTGTCGAGCACCATGGTGCGGATGAAGCCCTTCGGGTGCCTCGCGTACGAGCGCAGGTGCATGGCCACGTCCACCATCCACGGTACCCAGTCACCCGTGTCCAGCACCGCGTCCACCGCCCGCTCCCGGTTGCGCGCGTACCACTCGCGCCAGTACCGCACCTCGTCTCCCGACAGCCGCCCCGACAGGCCCTGCGCCCTCAACAGCAGCTCGAAGATGCCCCGGTGGCAGTAGATGTACTGGCCCCCGCCCTTCCACTGCAGCGCCTCGCGCGCCAGGTCTCCCAGCTGC
This is a stretch of genomic DNA from Archangium violaceum. It encodes these proteins:
- a CDS encoding AAA family ATPase — encoded protein: MPAPETPGQTSLFNVPRKRVPFLTRVRLRNYRSIAACDVELGPLTFLVGPNGSGKSNFLDALRLITDALRTSLDHALRDRGGVHEVRRRSSGHPTHFGIRIEFQLPDGEWGHFSFEVGARSHGDYAVQREECKVGNARYLVREGEVVIKPTPIAPPGSDDRLYLVNAAGLPEFRPVFDVLSNMGFYNLNPDKIRALQAPDKGELLARDGLNLSSVLERLEKLDGGSTKRRIEEYLSRIVPGLEGVDPKRVGHMETLEFRQHVEGSKDPWRFPAINMSDGTLRALGILVALLQARVEDRVRLVGIEEPEVALHPAAAGILRDALRDGSRHAQVIVTSHSPELLDASDVSAEEIVSVVAEKGKTFIARLDEATRSSLKDRLYTAGELLKTNQLTPELEAVPEPNQLHLFELEA